A single genomic interval of Hafnia alvei harbors:
- a CDS encoding cobalt-precorrin-7 (C(5))-methyltransferase, with product MIHVVGMGPGHQDYITPLAKRLISQADVLVGWSRHLSAYHEFHGEKLAIGSDLTQMALWLQDNADRNIVVLASGEPMLYGIGKRLIQDLAPEKLNIVSGISSIQYLFSRIAVDMNDIYITSCHGKQPDFDFILQHEKVAMVTDHHMGPYQIAQQILRRGAKRTMVIGENLSYPDECIHILRPEQVQQAYAMNVVAILNER from the coding sequence ATGATTCACGTGGTTGGCATGGGGCCGGGGCATCAGGATTACATCACGCCGCTGGCAAAAAGATTAATTTCACAAGCTGACGTTCTGGTTGGCTGGTCACGCCATTTAAGTGCTTACCACGAATTTCATGGTGAAAAACTGGCCATCGGCAGCGATCTGACTCAGATGGCGTTGTGGCTACAGGACAACGCTGACCGCAATATCGTGGTTCTGGCATCGGGTGAGCCGATGCTGTACGGCATTGGAAAACGTTTGATACAGGATCTTGCGCCGGAAAAGCTCAATATCGTGTCGGGTATTAGCTCCATACAGTACCTGTTTTCGCGCATCGCCGTGGATATGAACGATATCTACATCACCAGCTGTCACGGCAAACAGCCTGATTTTGATTTTATTCTGCAGCACGAAAAAGTGGCGATGGTGACCGACCACCACATGGGGCCGTATCAAATTGCCCAGCAAATCCTACGTCGTGGGGCAAAGCGGACGATGGTGATTGGCGAGAATCTCTCCTATCCCGATGAATGCATCCATATTTTGCGCCCAGAGCAGGTACAGCAGGCGTACGCAATGAACGTGGTGGCGATCCTCAATGAAAGATGA
- a CDS encoding decarboxylating cobalt-precorrin-6B (C(15))-methyltransferase has protein sequence MKDDLFLRGHKVPMTKEEVRLAALERLNLRTAKRLIDVGAGTGSVSLEAALRYPDLSITAIERNPAALALIEENCRHFGCSNIDIVAADAPLALDVRADAVFIGGSGGNLPDIIDWALALLNDGGSLAMNFILLENYQQAFSQLQNRAVVELESSLIQISRLTALGSGHYFKPNNPTYLISCRKEQTHG, from the coding sequence ATGAAAGATGATCTGTTTCTACGCGGCCATAAAGTGCCGATGACCAAAGAAGAAGTGCGTCTTGCGGCATTGGAGCGACTCAATCTGCGTACTGCCAAGCGCTTGATCGACGTTGGCGCAGGAACGGGAAGCGTCTCTTTGGAAGCCGCCCTCAGATATCCCGATCTCTCTATTACCGCCATTGAGCGCAACCCTGCGGCTCTGGCATTGATTGAAGAAAACTGCCGTCATTTTGGCTGCTCGAATATTGATATTGTGGCGGCAGATGCGCCGCTGGCGTTAGACGTACGCGCCGATGCGGTGTTTATCGGCGGCAGCGGTGGCAATCTCCCCGACATCATTGATTGGGCGCTGGCATTACTCAACGACGGCGGCAGCTTGGCGATGAATTTTATTCTGCTGGAAAACTATCAGCAGGCGTTCAGTCAACTGCAAAACCGTGCGGTGGTTGAACTAGAAAGCAGCCTGATTCAGATCTCTCGCCTCACCGCGCTGGGCAGCGGTCACTATTTCAAACCCAATAACCCTACCTATCTGATTTCCTGCCGTAAGGAGCAAACGCATGGCTGA
- a CDS encoding cobalt-precorrin-4 methyltransferase codes for MAESIDRAQVYFIGAGPGDPELITLKGHRILSQAEVVIFAGSLINHDLLNYCKPGAECHDSAGLNLQQIIDLMEQGIRAGKLVVRLQTGDLSLYGSIREQGEELGKLGIGFSSVPGVSSFLGAASQLGVEYTVPEVSQSLVITRMSGRTPTPERESLESFAAHQTSMAIFLSVQDIDDVVKRLLSGGYPATTPVAVVYKATWPDHQTVRGTLDTIAPLVRNAGIRKTALILVGAFLGDEYHYSKLYDAGFSHEYRQA; via the coding sequence ATGGCTGAGTCTATCGATCGCGCACAGGTCTATTTCATCGGTGCAGGGCCGGGCGATCCCGAGCTTATTACGCTAAAAGGCCATCGAATTCTATCGCAGGCGGAGGTAGTGATTTTTGCCGGATCGCTGATTAATCACGATCTGCTGAATTACTGCAAACCAGGGGCAGAATGCCACGATAGCGCAGGGCTCAACCTCCAGCAGATTATCGACCTGATGGAGCAAGGTATTCGTGCAGGAAAACTGGTCGTGCGGCTACAAACCGGCGATCTGTCGTTGTACGGATCTATCCGTGAGCAAGGAGAAGAGCTGGGCAAGTTGGGCATTGGTTTTAGTTCGGTGCCGGGTGTGAGTTCGTTCTTGGGGGCCGCTTCACAGCTGGGCGTGGAATATACGGTGCCCGAGGTTTCCCAAAGTTTGGTGATCACCCGCATGTCTGGGCGCACCCCAACGCCTGAGCGTGAGTCATTAGAATCCTTTGCCGCGCACCAAACGTCGATGGCGATTTTCCTTTCGGTACAAGATATTGACGACGTTGTGAAGCGCCTGCTGAGCGGCGGCTATCCAGCCACCACGCCGGTGGCGGTAGTCTATAAAGCGACTTGGCCAGATCACCAAACGGTGCGCGGCACCTTGGACACCATCGCACCTTTAGTACGCAACGCCGGTATTCGAAAAACGGCGCTGATTTTAGTGGGCGCTTTCCTTGGTGATGAATACCACTATTCCAAGCTGTATGACGCGGGTTTCAGCCATGAATACCGCCAGGCCTGA
- a CDS encoding cobalt-precorrin 5A hydrolase, with the protein MNTARPEPIKVGSLALFCLTPGGVRLAQRLRPLLPQLSTASACFTSENLLQVGFTPFSGSFAETMAQAFKRFDALVVIGATGIVVRVIAPLLQDKLTDPAVVVLDERGEHAISLLSGHMGGANRLTQQIAELINADPVITTSTDVNGVAALDLLAQKLDAEIADFRRAVKSVNQMLVSGDRVGLWLDPRANVQLTEHDRRGFIPVADLHSLPDLSALVCVSYHSDLPPSAIPVYQLVPKRVVLGVGCRRDTPFATLHPLLLQKFAELHIDPLALRAIGSITLKQDEAALQQLAHCYRVPFHVFTPEALRVHEHRFPCSDFVRQIVGVGCVSQPAACLLLEEYGGGKIIGETLREQGVTLTLALTLQETL; encoded by the coding sequence ATGAATACCGCCAGGCCTGAGCCGATAAAGGTGGGATCGCTGGCGCTATTTTGCCTGACGCCGGGCGGCGTTCGCTTGGCACAGCGCCTGCGTCCTTTGCTGCCGCAGCTATCTACCGCCAGCGCATGCTTTACCAGTGAAAATTTGCTACAGGTGGGTTTCACACCGTTTAGCGGATCCTTTGCCGAAACGATGGCGCAGGCGTTTAAACGCTTTGATGCGCTGGTGGTGATCGGCGCAACGGGGATCGTGGTGCGGGTGATCGCGCCGCTGTTACAGGACAAATTAACCGATCCTGCGGTAGTGGTGCTTGATGAACGCGGCGAGCATGCGATCAGTTTACTTTCAGGACATATGGGTGGCGCGAATCGGCTCACTCAGCAGATCGCCGAGTTGATTAACGCCGATCCAGTGATCACGACCTCGACCGACGTAAACGGCGTTGCTGCGCTGGATCTATTGGCGCAGAAGCTCGATGCGGAGATCGCGGATTTTCGGCGTGCGGTGAAAAGCGTGAACCAAATGCTAGTGAGCGGCGATCGCGTTGGGCTATGGCTTGATCCGCGCGCTAACGTGCAGCTCACCGAGCACGATCGACGCGGATTTATTCCCGTTGCCGATCTTCATTCATTGCCCGATCTTTCTGCGCTGGTATGCGTTAGCTATCACTCGGATCTGCCACCAAGCGCGATCCCGGTTTACCAACTGGTGCCTAAGCGCGTGGTATTGGGCGTGGGTTGCCGTAGAGATACGCCGTTTGCCACGTTGCATCCGCTGCTATTGCAGAAATTTGCCGAGCTGCATATCGATCCACTCGCGCTGCGCGCCATTGGTAGCATTACGCTGAAACAGGATGAAGCGGCGTTACAGCAGCTGGCACATTGCTATCGCGTTCCTTTTCACGTGTTTACGCCTGAAGCGCTACGCGTGCATGAACATCGCTTCCCGTGTTCGGATTTCGTGCGTCAAATCGTGGGCGTGGGCTGTGTGTCTCAGCCTGCTGCTTGTCTGCTACTCGAAGAGTACGGCGGCGGGAAAATCATTGGGGAGACGCTGCGCGAGCAGGGCGTCACCCTTACTTTGGCTCTAACCCTTCAGGAAACTCTCTGA
- a CDS encoding precorrin-3B C(17)-methyltransferase, whose translation MLYVIGIGPGSQSMMTLEAIEAIRDADIIVGYKTYTHLVKALTTDKEVIKTGMCKEIERCQEALNLAVQGKKVALISSGDAGIYGMAGLILELVTKQKLDVEVKLIAGVTASTAAASLLGAPLMHDFCHISLSDLLTPWPVIEQRVIAAAQADFVICFYNPRSRGRADHLARAFELMRPYTAASTPVGVVKAAGRKKQEKWLTTFGEMDFENVDMTSLVIVGNKTTYCQDGLMITPRGYVL comes from the coding sequence ATGTTATATGTAATCGGCATTGGCCCGGGCAGTCAGTCCATGATGACGCTGGAAGCCATCGAGGCTATTCGTGACGCAGATATTATCGTGGGCTACAAAACATACACCCACTTGGTAAAAGCCCTGACCACCGATAAAGAGGTGATCAAAACGGGCATGTGTAAAGAGATTGAGCGCTGTCAGGAAGCGTTGAATCTTGCCGTACAAGGCAAAAAAGTCGCGTTGATCAGCAGCGGCGATGCGGGCATTTATGGCATGGCGGGGTTGATCCTAGAGCTGGTGACGAAGCAGAAGCTAGACGTTGAGGTCAAGCTGATTGCTGGCGTTACCGCCAGTACCGCTGCGGCATCGTTGCTGGGTGCGCCGCTGATGCACGATTTCTGTCATATCAGCCTGAGCGATCTGCTGACCCCGTGGCCGGTGATTGAACAACGCGTGATTGCCGCTGCGCAGGCTGATTTCGTTATCTGTTTCTACAATCCGCGCAGTCGTGGCCGCGCTGACCATCTTGCTCGCGCTTTTGAACTGATGCGCCCTTACACCGCCGCCAGCACGCCGGTGGGCGTGGTCAAAGCTGCGGGTCGCAAAAAGCAGGAGAAGTGGCTAACCACCTTCGGTGAGATGGATTTTGAAAATGTCGATATGACCAGTCTGGTGATTGTCGGCAATAAAACCACTTACTGTCAGGACGGCTTGATGATTACGCCGCGCGGCTATGTTTTATAA
- a CDS encoding cobalt-precorrin-6A reductase yields MLHVFGGTSDARHICQRLDEMGLNYSLSVATEAGRELAGDINGEIIVGRMDAAQMSEWLQARRITQVIDASHPYAGVLSANIAHACATQNIALLRYLRPSEIDALEHPLLHKVASVEEACVVAHRLGERVLLTTGSKQLAEFVRLLAGKNLFARVLPTPDVLLQCQDLGLGVDNVLALKGPFSAEMNQATYQHCQADVVITKESGAEGGYQQKVVPCLALNIPCIVICRPPEPMAEGQIRVSSLAELEPYLANWLQNKKSQYL; encoded by the coding sequence ATGCTGCACGTTTTTGGCGGTACGTCAGATGCGCGTCATATTTGTCAGCGCCTTGATGAGATGGGGCTGAATTACAGCCTCTCGGTCGCAACCGAGGCGGGACGCGAACTGGCAGGGGATATCAACGGTGAAATTATCGTTGGGCGCATGGATGCCGCGCAGATGAGCGAATGGTTGCAAGCGCGCCGGATTACGCAGGTTATTGATGCCTCACATCCTTACGCGGGCGTGTTAAGCGCCAATATCGCACACGCCTGTGCCACTCAGAACATTGCGCTGTTGCGTTATTTACGCCCTAGCGAAATTGATGCTTTAGAACATCCTTTGCTGCACAAAGTAGCGAGCGTGGAAGAGGCCTGCGTGGTTGCACATCGTTTGGGCGAGCGGGTTCTATTGACCACGGGTAGCAAACAACTGGCTGAGTTTGTGCGTTTGCTGGCGGGAAAAAACCTTTTCGCCCGCGTATTGCCGACGCCGGATGTCCTATTGCAGTGTCAGGATTTAGGGCTGGGCGTAGATAACGTACTGGCGCTGAAGGGGCCATTTAGCGCCGAAATGAATCAGGCAACGTATCAGCATTGCCAGGCTGACGTGGTGATCACCAAAGAGTCTGGCGCAGAAGGGGGATATCAGCAAAAAGTCGTTCCTTGTTTGGCGCTGAATATTCCCTGCATTGTGATTTGTCGCCCTCCCGAGCCTATGGCTGAAGGACAGATTCGAGTGAGTTCTCTGGCTGAACTTGAGCCGTATTTAGCCAACTGGTTACAGAATAAAAAGAGCCAATACCTATGA
- a CDS encoding sirohydrochlorin cobaltochelatase — MKKAILIISFGTSYHETRAKTIEACERRLAESCPDRDAFRAFTSEMIIRKLAKRDGMQIDNPNQALQRLAEQGYQDVVIQSLHIINGDEYEKVVTQVRAHAGMFKRLRIGVPLLSSHDDFEQLIAAMKSQMPALAEDERVVFMGHGATHHAFAAYACLDHMLMSHQIPAMVGAVESYPEIHHVVTRLQQQNVRRVHLMPLMLVAGDHAINDMASDDEDSWKTQLALAGIEATPWLQGLGENPLIQHMFVEHLHDVLHPAEEAA; from the coding sequence ATGAAAAAAGCCATTTTAATTATCAGTTTTGGTACCAGCTATCACGAGACGCGAGCGAAAACCATTGAGGCCTGCGAACGTCGTTTAGCGGAATCCTGTCCCGATCGCGATGCGTTTCGCGCCTTCACATCCGAGATGATTATTCGCAAGTTGGCGAAGCGAGATGGAATGCAAATCGATAACCCAAATCAGGCGCTGCAGCGTTTGGCGGAACAGGGCTATCAGGACGTTGTCATTCAGTCATTGCACATCATCAACGGCGATGAATACGAAAAAGTCGTGACTCAGGTACGCGCTCACGCAGGGATGTTTAAACGGTTGCGTATCGGCGTGCCGTTACTGAGCAGCCATGATGATTTTGAACAGTTGATCGCCGCCATGAAGTCACAGATGCCCGCTTTAGCCGAAGATGAGCGGGTGGTGTTTATGGGCCATGGCGCAACGCATCATGCCTTTGCGGCTTACGCCTGCCTCGATCACATGCTGATGAGCCACCAGATCCCCGCGATGGTGGGGGCCGTTGAGAGTTATCCCGAAATTCATCATGTGGTGACGCGTTTGCAGCAGCAAAACGTACGCCGTGTGCATTTGATGCCGCTGATGCTGGTGGCGGGCGATCACGCCATCAACGATATGGCCTCTGACGATGAGGATTCGTGGAAAACCCAGCTCGCTCTGGCCGGGATTGAAGCCACGCCGTGGCTGCAAGGGCTGGGCGAAAATCCACTTATCCAACACATGTTTGTTGAGCACCTGCACGATGTTTTACACCCAGCAGAGGAGGCAGCCTGA
- a CDS encoding cobalt-factor II C(20)-methyltransferase, giving the protein MSHVKKGKVWAIATGPGSSDLITVRAARQLGELDVLYAPAGRKGGDSLALSIVREFLSSTLDIKERHFPMSADQGEKSAAWDCVAQEMQTDAEHGLQVGFITLGDAMLFSTWVFLLERLRGHVDIEIIPGVTSFACIAARAQFPLAMEQQSMAVVACTAPEEELEQALLNHECVVMMKVYGRVIQIREMLRRLGLLDHAILMAEASLPNEQCFRHLDEIHQDTKLPYFSTILVNRAS; this is encoded by the coding sequence ATGAGCCACGTGAAAAAGGGAAAAGTGTGGGCGATTGCCACCGGTCCCGGCAGCAGCGACTTGATTACCGTTCGCGCAGCGCGGCAGCTCGGTGAGCTGGACGTGCTGTATGCCCCTGCGGGTCGTAAGGGGGGCGATAGTCTTGCGTTGTCTATCGTGCGTGAATTTTTATCGTCAACGCTCGACATCAAAGAGCGTCATTTCCCGATGAGCGCCGATCAAGGGGAAAAAAGCGCCGCATGGGACTGTGTTGCGCAGGAGATGCAAACCGACGCAGAGCACGGGCTTCAGGTCGGTTTTATTACGCTGGGTGACGCCATGCTGTTCAGCACGTGGGTATTTTTGCTGGAACGCCTGCGCGGACACGTGGATATCGAAATCATTCCCGGCGTGACCTCGTTTGCCTGCATTGCCGCCCGCGCCCAGTTCCCTTTGGCGATGGAGCAGCAATCCATGGCGGTGGTGGCCTGTACCGCACCAGAAGAAGAACTTGAGCAGGCGCTGCTTAACCATGAATGCGTGGTGATGATGAAAGTGTATGGCCGAGTTATTCAAATACGCGAAATGCTGCGTCGTTTGGGATTGCTCGACCATGCAATTTTAATGGCCGAAGCCTCACTGCCAAATGAGCAATGTTTCCGTCATCTCGATGAGATCCACCAAGACACCAAACTGCCGTACTTTTCGACGATTTTGGTGAATCGGGCTAGCTGA
- a CDS encoding energy-coupling factor ABC transporter permease, which yields MKNLQQLPLYGMALAVLLTLAPQEAFAMHIMEGFLPPFWALAWWLMFLPCLVIGATRLKAIVRDDSDKKVLLALCAAFIFVLSALKIPSVTGSCSHPTGVGLAVILFGPWVVSVLGAIVLLFQALFLAHGGLTTLGANGMSMAVIGPMAGYVVWKLATRAGMRRDIAVFLCAALADLVTYFVTSVQLGLAFPDPQLGVMASVTKFMAIFCLTQVPIAIAEGLLTVLIYDQLCKRQLIGVRSI from the coding sequence ATGAAAAACCTCCAACAACTCCCGCTCTACGGCATGGCGCTGGCGGTTCTGCTGACGCTCGCGCCGCAAGAAGCATTTGCTATGCACATCATGGAAGGCTTTTTACCGCCTTTCTGGGCCTTGGCGTGGTGGCTGATGTTCTTGCCTTGTTTAGTGATTGGGGCAACCCGCCTTAAAGCCATCGTACGCGATGACAGCGATAAAAAAGTTCTGCTGGCGCTATGTGCGGCCTTCATCTTTGTGCTGTCGGCGCTAAAAATTCCTTCGGTGACAGGCAGCTGTTCGCATCCAACCGGCGTGGGTTTAGCCGTGATTTTGTTTGGTCCGTGGGTGGTTTCGGTGTTAGGCGCTATCGTCTTGCTGTTCCAAGCGTTGTTCTTGGCGCATGGCGGTTTGACGACGCTGGGCGCTAATGGGATGTCGATGGCGGTTATCGGGCCAATGGCGGGTTACGTGGTATGGAAATTAGCGACTCGAGCAGGCATGCGACGCGATATTGCGGTTTTCCTGTGCGCGGCGTTAGCCGATTTGGTGACCTATTTCGTGACGTCGGTGCAGTTGGGATTGGCTTTCCCCGATCCTCAACTGGGCGTTATGGCATCGGTGACCAAGTTTATGGCCATTTTCTGCCTGACGCAGGTGCCTATCGCGATTGCTGAAGGGCTGTTAACCGTGCTGATTTATGACCAATTATGCAAGCGCCAACTGATTGGCGTAAGGAGCATTTAA
- a CDS encoding energy-coupling factor ABC transporter substrate-binding protein → MKKTLILIFLVIALAVLPFFINHGGEYGGSDDQAEGVIAQMAPSYKPWFEPLYEPASGEIESLLFTLQGSFGAAVIFYILGYYRGRRVVHAGD, encoded by the coding sequence ATGAAAAAAACGCTGATTTTGATTTTTCTAGTGATTGCTTTGGCCGTATTGCCGTTCTTCATTAATCACGGCGGCGAGTATGGCGGTTCAGACGATCAGGCCGAAGGCGTGATTGCCCAAATGGCGCCTAGCTATAAACCGTGGTTTGAACCGTTGTATGAACCCGCAAGCGGTGAAATAGAAAGCCTGTTGTTCACGCTGCAAGGCTCCTTCGGTGCCGCGGTGATCTTCTATATCTTGGGCTATTACCGAGGGCGTCGCGTCGTTCATGCTGGAGATTGA
- a CDS encoding energy-coupling factor ABC transporter transmembrane protein: MLEIDKLSYSSRWSQKKPEYKFALYLVLLLTALLGSPWIQLSVLLLCAGLTCYLLRVGVRRYLRWLAVPLAFLFTGLLGVVLSFSWQADTLLYSVHIGHLALGVEQNGLTTGMNTLCRSLAALSATYLFVLTTPFSQWVRLLKRSRLPLVLVEQVLLTYRFIFIFIEEAAAIHRAQSLRFGYVSLRSGYRSLSMLVGMLLSRVMERHKQMSIALEVKLYNGDFHL, from the coding sequence ATGCTGGAGATTGATAAGCTCTCTTATAGCAGCCGCTGGAGCCAGAAAAAACCAGAGTACAAGTTTGCGCTGTATTTGGTTTTGCTGTTGACCGCATTGTTGGGCTCTCCGTGGATCCAACTGAGCGTGCTGCTGCTTTGCGCTGGTCTCACTTGCTATCTATTACGCGTAGGCGTACGGCGCTATCTCCGCTGGCTGGCGGTGCCGTTGGCTTTTTTGTTCACCGGACTGTTGGGCGTGGTGCTGTCGTTCTCATGGCAGGCGGATACGCTGCTGTATAGCGTTCACATCGGCCATCTGGCCTTAGGCGTTGAACAGAATGGATTAACCACGGGGATGAATACGCTGTGCCGCAGTTTGGCGGCGTTATCGGCGACCTACCTCTTCGTTCTAACTACGCCTTTCAGTCAGTGGGTGCGGCTGCTCAAGCGCAGCCGTCTTCCGTTGGTATTGGTTGAACAGGTGCTGCTGACCTACCGCTTTATCTTCATTTTTATTGAGGAAGCCGCCGCTATTCATCGCGCTCAATCACTGCGTTTTGGTTATGTCTCTTTGCGCAGTGGCTACCGTTCGTTGTCGATGTTGGTCGGCATGTTGCTGTCGCGCGTGATGGAGCGGCATAAGCAGATGAGCATTGCGTTAGAAGTTAAATTGTACAACGGAGATTTTCATCTGTGA
- a CDS encoding ATP-binding cassette domain-containing protein has product MSTSGLVTQHLSFQYQDGETVLHDLSLDFNRGQVTGLLGANGCGKSTLFMNLLGILQPQQGCVMWQGEKLRYDKRSLRALRQQVAMVFQEPDQQIFYTDIDSDIAFSLRNLGVDEETIRHRTEQALTLVDALGFRHKPVQYLSHGQKKRVAIAGALVMNADYLLLDEPTAGLDPSGRQQMIHIIQKIVAQGKHVVISSHDIDLIYEVCDYLYVLAQGKLVSEGRESEVFLQRDMLQRAGLVQPWLVKMHQQLGLPLFKTEYELFAFKPEFMPEQVK; this is encoded by the coding sequence GTGAGCACTTCGGGACTCGTCACTCAGCACCTCAGTTTTCAGTATCAGGACGGAGAGACCGTGCTGCACGATCTCTCGCTGGATTTTAATCGCGGTCAGGTCACCGGTTTGTTAGGCGCGAACGGCTGCGGGAAATCCACGTTATTCATGAACCTGCTGGGAATATTGCAGCCACAGCAGGGCTGCGTGATGTGGCAGGGTGAAAAACTACGCTATGACAAACGTAGCCTACGCGCGCTGCGTCAACAGGTGGCGATGGTTTTCCAAGAGCCAGACCAGCAAATTTTTTATACCGATATCGACAGCGATATTGCCTTCAGCTTGCGCAATCTGGGCGTTGATGAAGAGACCATTCGCCATCGCACCGAACAGGCACTCACGCTGGTGGATGCGCTCGGTTTTCGCCATAAACCGGTGCAGTATTTAAGCCACGGGCAGAAAAAACGGGTGGCGATTGCAGGCGCTTTGGTGATGAATGCGGATTATCTGCTGTTGGATGAACCGACCGCCGGACTTGATCCTTCAGGCCGTCAGCAGATGATTCATATTATTCAGAAGATTGTGGCTCAGGGTAAGCACGTGGTGATCTCCAGCCACGATATTGATTTAATTTATGAAGTTTGTGATTACCTGTATGTTCTCGCGCAGGGAAAATTGGTGAGTGAGGGCCGCGAGAGCGAGGTTTTCCTACAGCGCGATATGTTGCAACGTGCGGGGTTGGTCCAGCCGTGGCTGGTGAAAATGCATCAGCAGCTGGGATTGCCGTTGTTTAAAACCGAGTATGAGCTGTTTGCTTTCAAGCCGGAATTCATGCCAGAACAGGTTAAATAG
- a CDS encoding cobyric acid synthase encodes MGLSIMVQGTASDVGKSVLVAGLCRIFRQDGYRVAPFKSQNMALNSGITADGGEMGRAQIFQAEAAGIEPDVRMNPVLLKPTSDCRAQVVLMGKVADQMDAVTYHEFKPQLLEQIAQVYHSLADEVDIMVLEGAGSPAEINLRDRDIVNMGMAEKVDVPVILVADIDRGGVFASIYGTLALLEPDERARVKGVIINKFRGDVSLLTSGLRQIEELTNVPVIGVMPWIDVQLEDEDGVALQKGKYRQQGANLLDIAVIQTPYISNFTDFNALNAQPDVRLRYVTHRDELGEPDLLILPGSKNTLSDLSYLHDSGLTHQILLAHQKGTPVLGICGGFQMLGRHIVDGVESGVDQMSGLGLLDCETKFSHQKMTTRVIGKVQPALSGIFAACQEQALAGYEIHMGHTELGEQASPLTLLQQRNGEDINQCEGAISPDGSVAGTYIHGIFDSDDFTRSLLNALRERKGLAPLVGEAFQYQAFRDQQFDLLAAAMRQNIDIDAVYRLMREHVTEQVG; translated from the coding sequence ATGGGTTTATCCATCATGGTGCAAGGCACCGCATCGGACGTAGGTAAAAGTGTTCTGGTCGCTGGGCTGTGTCGTATTTTCCGTCAAGACGGATACCGCGTGGCACCGTTTAAATCTCAAAATATGGCGTTGAATTCAGGGATTACCGCTGATGGCGGTGAGATGGGGCGCGCGCAGATTTTTCAGGCTGAAGCGGCGGGAATCGAACCCGATGTACGCATGAATCCGGTTTTGCTCAAGCCAACCAGCGACTGCCGTGCACAGGTGGTTCTGATGGGGAAGGTGGCCGATCAGATGGACGCCGTGACCTATCATGAATTCAAACCGCAACTGCTGGAACAGATTGCACAGGTCTATCACAGCCTAGCGGATGAAGTGGATATCATGGTGCTGGAAGGCGCAGGTAGCCCGGCGGAAATCAACCTACGCGATCGCGATATTGTGAATATGGGGATGGCCGAGAAAGTGGATGTTCCCGTCATTCTGGTGGCAGATATCGACCGTGGCGGGGTGTTTGCCTCCATCTATGGCACCTTGGCCTTGCTGGAACCTGATGAACGGGCGCGGGTAAAAGGCGTCATTATCAATAAATTTCGCGGCGATGTGAGCTTATTAACTTCGGGTTTGCGTCAGATAGAAGAACTCACCAACGTGCCCGTGATCGGCGTAATGCCGTGGATCGATGTACAACTGGAGGATGAGGACGGCGTTGCGCTGCAAAAAGGTAAGTACCGGCAGCAGGGTGCGAATTTGCTGGATATTGCGGTGATCCAAACGCCGTATATTTCTAATTTCACCGATTTCAATGCGCTTAATGCACAGCCGGATGTGCGGCTGCGCTACGTCACGCATCGTGATGAATTGGGGGAACCCGACCTGCTGATTTTACCCGGCAGTAAAAATACCTTAAGCGACCTCAGCTACTTACACGATAGCGGTCTGACGCATCAAATCTTGCTTGCGCATCAGAAAGGTACGCCGGTGCTGGGCATCTGCGGTGGTTTTCAGATGCTGGGAAGGCATATTGTTGATGGCGTAGAGTCTGGCGTTGATCAGATGTCAGGGCTGGGGTTGTTAGATTGTGAAACGAAATTTTCGCACCAGAAAATGACCACCCGCGTGATTGGCAAAGTTCAGCCCGCGTTAAGCGGTATCTTTGCCGCCTGCCAAGAACAAGCATTAGCCGGATACGAAATTCACATGGGGCACACCGAGCTTGGTGAGCAGGCGTCACCATTGACGTTATTGCAGCAACGTAACGGTGAAGACATCAATCAATGTGAGGGCGCAATTAGCCCTGATGGCTCGGTGGCCGGTACTTATATTCACGGTATTTTCGATTCAGACGATTTCACGCGCAGTTTGCTAAACGCGCTGCGAGAACGCAAAGGTTTAGCGCCGCTCGTTGGGGAAGCTTTTCAGTATCAGGCTTTCAGGGATCAACAGTTTGATCTGCTGGCTGCGGCAATGCGCCAGAATATTGATATTGACGCCGTGTATCGCCTTATGCGTGAACACGTTACTGAGCAGGTGGGCTAA